Genomic DNA from Methanobacterium sp. Maddingley MBC34:
AATAGCAAAACGTGACCCATCACGCGAAATTATTTCCGGTGTTCCCTCGGTGGTCAGGACATCTTCCAGAGATGATTCGTCATTTATTTCAGAGATTGATAAGAAAACTTCTTCTAAATCCTTACCCAACGCATTATCTTTAGTCCAGCCAGTTATTTTCTCAGCAAGGGAATTAATGAACCTGATTTGGCCTGTGGAATTGGTTGCAATCACCGCTTCGCTGGTTTTCAGTAACATGGCCGATGCAATCTGATCATGTTCTTTTTCCATTTGATGCCGGTATAATGTGATTTCTATAGCAGCATGGAGTTCGTTCTCATCAAATGGTTTGCTTAACATTCCCTGCCCTTTAACTAGAAATCCAGATGGTTCGGTTAATTTAGCTCTTTCAACAGTCTTTTCATCGGAATAAGCAGTTAGGTAAATTACCGGGATATCATATGATTTTCGTATTTTGGCAGCTGCCTCAATACCATCCATTTCTCCCTCTAATTTAATATCCATGAGTACTAAATTGGGTTCAAGTCGTCCGGCCTGTTGAACCGCATCTTCACCTGTAGAGCATATTACGGGTACTTTATAACCTGCAAACTCCAGTCCTGCCCGTATGTCTTCTGCTGTGATTCTTTCATCTTCCACCACCAGAATAGTTGCACTGGCCATGGTTATCTGTGCTCCTGAAATTTATACAACATAACGCTTAACTAGTTTAGTACTTGGTAATTATATCTTTACCATCTTATAATGATTCTCTGTGCTTATTATCACACATCCAGGTGCACCTTAACCACAGGTGCATCTATCTCGCCATGAGGATTTTGTTAATAGCATCTAACACCGCTTCAACACTGGCCATGACCACGTCTTCCACAGTCGAACGTCCAGTGGCACTGTTACCTTCACCATCAGCCATGATTACAAACACCTCTGCCAGGGCATTGGTACCACCGGTTATTGCTTCAATATGGTATTCTTTAAGTTCAATGTCTGCAGTTTCTCTCACCAAATCTTGTATCGCATTAATGGCAGCGTCAACTGGGCCCAC
This window encodes:
- a CDS encoding PAS domain S-box (PFAM: Response regulator receiver domain; PAS fold~TIGRFAM: PAS domain S-box); its protein translation is MASATILVVEDERITAEDIRAGLEFAGYKVPVICSTGEDAVQQAGRLEPNLVLMDIKLEGEMDGIEAAAKIRKSYDIPVIYLTAYSDEKTVERAKLTEPSGFLVKGQGMLSKPFDENELHAAIEITLYRHQMEKEHDQIASAMLLKTSEAVIATNSTGQIRFINSLAEKITGWTKDNALGKDLEEVFLSISEINDESSLEDVLTTEGTPEIISRDGSRFAINGTVTPIKDYRQRINGMVVSFKVQNDDEQF